One window of Thermogemmata fonticola genomic DNA carries:
- a CDS encoding NAD(P)/FAD-dependent oxidoreductase has product MRGSVDIAVVGGGVIGLSCAYELACRGWRVGVWDRGALGQEASWAGAGIIPPGQVDKAALPWERLRAIGAARFPSLAEELRELTGIDIGYRRCGGIEFLEAEEAAEVTALWSAEGIAFERWEAEECRRREAGVIPPEGMTAWYLPGMAQVRNPWLMRGLIAACERRQVELHPQEEVVGLAGSPPRAQGVLLADGSVQAVERILLAAGAWTDGVLKHLGSVGAGIHPVRGQIVLVRFAPPLSHRILIVGKRYIVPRGDGHYLVGSTEEPEAGFTKANTAGAVAELLDFATRLLPPLHQAELVKCWSGLRPGSRDGWPIIGPLPGWENVWMAAGHFRAGVQLSPGTARLIAEVWSGQTPCVPLEAVGWHRPFPSGPRAFRS; this is encoded by the coding sequence ATGAGGGGAAGTGTGGACATTGCGGTGGTGGGCGGCGGGGTGATCGGCCTGAGCTGCGCTTATGAACTGGCCTGTCGTGGCTGGCGAGTCGGAGTGTGGGATCGCGGGGCACTGGGCCAGGAAGCATCCTGGGCGGGAGCGGGAATCATTCCACCAGGTCAGGTTGACAAGGCGGCCCTGCCGTGGGAACGGCTGCGGGCGATCGGGGCAGCCCGATTCCCCTCCTTGGCCGAAGAACTGCGGGAGCTGACAGGGATCGACATTGGCTATCGCCGCTGCGGCGGGATCGAGTTCCTGGAAGCGGAAGAAGCGGCGGAAGTGACGGCCCTGTGGTCAGCGGAAGGCATCGCCTTCGAGCGCTGGGAAGCGGAGGAATGCCGGCGGCGGGAAGCAGGAGTGATTCCGCCGGAAGGTATGACGGCGTGGTATCTGCCGGGTATGGCCCAGGTGCGCAATCCGTGGCTGATGCGCGGCTTGATCGCTGCCTGCGAACGCCGGCAGGTGGAGTTGCATCCGCAGGAGGAAGTCGTGGGGCTTGCCGGTTCGCCGCCGCGGGCGCAGGGCGTGCTTTTGGCGGATGGAAGTGTGCAGGCTGTTGAGCGCATCTTGCTGGCCGCGGGCGCCTGGACGGACGGCGTCCTGAAGCACCTCGGCAGCGTCGGCGCGGGTATCCATCCGGTGCGGGGCCAGATCGTCCTGGTGCGCTTCGCCCCGCCTCTGAGCCACCGCATCCTCATAGTGGGCAAGCGGTACATCGTCCCGCGCGGGGATGGCCACTATCTGGTCGGGTCCACCGAGGAGCCGGAAGCTGGCTTCACCAAAGCGAACACCGCCGGGGCCGTGGCGGAATTGCTCGATTTTGCCACCCGCCTGCTGCCCCCTTTGCACCAAGCCGAACTGGTGAAATGCTGGAGCGGCCTGCGCCCCGGTTCGCGGGATGGCTGGCCCATCATTGGCCCGTTGCCCGGCTGGGAGAATGTCTGGATGGCCGCGGGCCATTTTCGCGCCGGCGTCCAGCTTTCCCCCGGTACTGCCCGGCTAATCGCCGAAGTCTGGAGCGGCCAGACACCCTGCGTCCCGCTGGAAGCCGTGGGCTGGCACCGGCCCTTTCCCTCCGGGCCGCGCGCCTTCCGTTCCTGA
- a CDS encoding glucose-6-phosphate isomerase: MQLPDESVEYDYRRLLLPVADAWTPLAELQARHFLDPAQLEQIKKDVLAVRGRVAAERDLQTVPPRDQPLQAGFIDLPQKLLDAYRRRQDASELGKLLRIAQRLREEAGRVVVLGIGGSYLGAKALIDALCHSYHNEMPAQLRLNRPRIYFEGNNVDNDTLHELIELLDNTLVDPDIPEERWALIVISKSGGTLETAAAFRVLWRELARCYGAKSELLRRLVVPVTGPKGKLREWFQAEGYGEEEILTIPDDIGGRYSIFTPVGLLPAAVVGLDVRALLQGAAAMTKRFLEESFERNPVLQFAAVNYLMTEQLGKPIRVLAVWSRKLEAIGWWYDQLLAESLGKQGRGATPLTVVNTRDLHSRGQQHQEGSRDKLINNLVVKTPRHPPVILGMAEHNEDDLNQFSRKGYPDLLEAAYAGTMQAYWEAARPTADILLPTLNEYTLGQVFQMLMLATVVEGRLMKINPYGQPGVEAYKANMMRLLKATPNLPKGDTAGTP, from the coding sequence ATGCAATTGCCGGATGAATCGGTGGAATACGATTATCGCCGCCTGCTATTGCCGGTGGCGGACGCCTGGACGCCGCTCGCGGAATTGCAAGCCCGTCATTTCCTGGACCCGGCCCAGTTGGAACAGATCAAAAAGGATGTGCTGGCTGTGCGAGGCCGAGTGGCTGCCGAGCGGGATTTGCAAACGGTGCCTCCCAGGGACCAACCCCTCCAGGCCGGGTTCATCGACCTGCCCCAGAAGCTGCTCGATGCCTACCGTCGCCGCCAGGATGCCAGCGAGTTAGGGAAACTCCTGCGGATCGCCCAGCGCTTGCGGGAGGAAGCCGGCCGCGTCGTGGTCCTCGGCATCGGCGGCAGCTACCTGGGGGCCAAGGCCCTCATCGACGCCCTCTGCCACAGCTACCACAATGAAATGCCGGCCCAGTTGCGCCTCAACCGCCCCCGCATCTACTTTGAAGGAAATAACGTCGATAACGACACGCTGCACGAACTCATCGAACTGCTGGACAATACCCTGGTCGATCCGGACATCCCGGAGGAACGCTGGGCTTTGATTGTCATCAGCAAGTCCGGCGGTACTCTGGAAACTGCCGCCGCATTCCGCGTCCTTTGGCGGGAGTTGGCCCGCTGCTATGGCGCCAAGTCCGAATTGCTCCGCCGCCTGGTCGTGCCCGTGACCGGACCCAAGGGGAAACTGCGCGAATGGTTCCAGGCCGAAGGGTATGGCGAAGAGGAAATCCTGACCATCCCCGACGACATCGGCGGGCGCTACAGCATCTTCACTCCGGTGGGACTGTTACCCGCCGCCGTGGTCGGTCTGGATGTGCGGGCGTTGCTCCAGGGCGCCGCCGCCATGACCAAGCGCTTCCTTGAAGAGTCCTTCGAGCGCAACCCCGTGCTGCAATTCGCCGCCGTCAATTACCTCATGACCGAACAGTTGGGCAAGCCGATCCGCGTCCTGGCCGTTTGGTCCCGCAAGCTCGAAGCCATCGGTTGGTGGTACGATCAGTTACTCGCCGAATCCCTGGGCAAGCAAGGCCGCGGGGCGACTCCCCTCACCGTGGTCAACACCCGCGATCTCCACAGCCGCGGGCAGCAGCATCAGGAAGGCAGCCGCGACAAGCTCATCAACAACCTCGTGGTGAAAACGCCGCGCCATCCGCCGGTCATTCTCGGCATGGCCGAACACAACGAGGACGATCTCAACCAATTCAGCCGCAAAGGCTATCCCGATCTACTCGAAGCCGCCTACGCCGGGACCATGCAAGCCTATTGGGAAGCCGCCCGACCCACCGCCGACATCCTCCTGCCCACCCTCAACGAATACACCCTCGGCCAGGTGTTCCAAATGCTGATGCTCGCCACCGTCGTGGAAGGCCGCCTCATGAAGATCAACCCCTACGGCCAGCCCGGCGTCGAAGCCTACAAGGCCAACATGATGCGCCTCCTCAAGGCGACCCCCAATCTCCCCAAGGGAGACACGGCGGGTACTCCCTGA
- a CDS encoding 2,3-bisphosphoglycerate-independent phosphoglycerate mutase, producing the protein MTTQDLIRELREPADSKIVLLVADGLGGLPLEPGGLTELESARTPNLDACVQEGVCGLSIPVLPGIAPGSGPGHLALFGYDPLQYRIGRGILEALGINFPIGPEDVAIRGNFCTLDGQGRITDRRAGRPSQEQNLAAVERLRRIQLPGVELFVEPVREHRFVLVLRGTGLGDQVNDTDPQAVGVAPLTAQGADPASQKTAELINQFTAAARQVLADCAPLNGVTLRGAARRPAIPAFTEVYGLKAAALAVYPMYKGLARLVGMDVLDAGASLQEQIATLGRVWKEYDFFFLHYKYTDSTGEDGNFAAKVQMIEQLDAAIPQIRALRPDVLIVTGDHSTPSKLRSHSWHPVPTLLLADTCRPDEATKFGERDCLRGGLGQFPAQYLMLLAMAHARRLGKYGA; encoded by the coding sequence ATGACCACCCAGGATTTGATCCGTGAGTTACGGGAACCGGCAGACAGTAAAATCGTTCTTCTCGTCGCCGACGGACTGGGGGGACTTCCCCTGGAACCGGGCGGCTTGACCGAGCTGGAAAGCGCCCGCACGCCGAATCTGGATGCCTGCGTCCAGGAGGGAGTTTGCGGCCTGTCCATTCCCGTGCTGCCGGGGATTGCGCCGGGCAGCGGTCCAGGCCATTTGGCCCTCTTCGGCTACGATCCGCTCCAGTATCGCATTGGTCGCGGCATTCTGGAAGCCTTAGGGATCAACTTCCCGATCGGTCCGGAGGATGTGGCGATCCGGGGGAACTTCTGCACCCTGGATGGCCAGGGACGGATCACCGATCGGCGGGCCGGCCGGCCTTCGCAAGAGCAGAACCTGGCGGCGGTCGAACGTCTGCGGCGCATTCAACTGCCGGGAGTGGAGCTGTTCGTTGAGCCGGTGCGGGAGCATCGCTTCGTGCTAGTGTTGCGGGGGACGGGACTGGGGGACCAGGTCAACGACACCGACCCGCAGGCCGTCGGCGTGGCACCCTTGACGGCCCAAGGTGCAGACCCGGCCTCGCAGAAGACTGCGGAGCTGATCAATCAGTTCACCGCCGCCGCTCGGCAAGTGCTCGCGGATTGCGCTCCCCTCAATGGGGTCACCCTCCGAGGGGCAGCCCGCCGGCCTGCCATTCCCGCCTTTACCGAGGTGTACGGCCTCAAAGCCGCCGCTCTGGCTGTTTATCCGATGTACAAAGGCCTGGCCCGACTCGTCGGCATGGACGTGCTCGACGCCGGGGCATCCCTCCAGGAGCAGATCGCCACCCTCGGCCGTGTCTGGAAAGAGTATGACTTCTTCTTCCTCCACTACAAATACACGGATTCGACGGGGGAAGACGGCAACTTCGCCGCCAAGGTCCAGATGATCGAGCAACTCGATGCTGCCATCCCGCAGATCCGCGCCTTGCGGCCCGATGTTCTCATTGTCACCGGCGACCACTCCACACCCAGTAAGCTGCGGAGCCATTCCTGGCATCCGGTGCCCACCCTGCTTCTAGCCGACACCTGCCGCCCGGATGAAGCGACCAAGTTCGGGGAACGAGACTGTCTGCGCGGCGGGTTGGGACAATTTCCCGCTCAGTATCTGATGCTCCTGGCGATGGCTCACGCCCGCCGCCTCGGCAAGTACGGCGCATGA